Genomic window (Clostridia bacterium):
CTGATTTAAAAGGCACCAATCTGATAGGTCTTAGCAAATGTGCGGACGATTTAGGTTTTGCATCACAAGCAGTCAGAGTCGACAAGGAAGGTTTTTTAAGTAAGTATACACTGCCTGCTATCGCTAATACCATCACCAAGGAGGGCTTATCCCACTTTGTTGTTATATTTAAAATCACTAATAAATATGTGATAATCGGGGATCCTGCCAAAGACCTTATACGTATGGAAATTGATGAGTTTTATAAGGACTTAACATGAGCCATACTAATCTTAAAACCAAACGAAAAATTTATTAGTAGCAGAAATAAGGGTGACAAGGTATTCTCTCGCTATGTACGGCTTTTATCACCTCAAAAGAAACTATTCGCGTATGGGATTATAGCTTCTCTTATTCTTACTGTATTAGGGATTGTGTCTTCTTTATTTAATAGCATAATATTTGATGAGATATTGCCCTATAAACTAGAGAACACATTAAAATTGGTACTGATTGTTTTCGCAGGTATAGGAATATCTCAAGTTGTCTTAGGCTTTGTTCGACAATGGATGATGCTACACTTATCAATCAAAATTGATATTCCTCTAATGCTAGGTTATTTCGAACATATATATAGACTACCGATGAAGTTTTTTTCTACACGTAAAACTGGAGATATTATAACAAGGTTTTCAGATGCTTTTACGATA
Coding sequences:
- a CDS encoding cysteine peptidase family C39 domain-containing protein, with the protein product MRYTFVKQHDVTDCAAACLAMVCLHYKKETTITKLRDMMGTDLKGTNLIGLSKCADDLGFASQAVRVDKEGFLSKYTLPAIANTITKEGLSHFVVIFKITNKYVIIGDPAKDLIRMEIDEFYKDLT